DNA from Actinoplanes sp. SE50/110:
CGATGCGCGCCCTGGTCGCCGAGCTCACCGGAGCCACCGCCGGCGGGGCGTAGGAGTGGGGGCCCTGGTCGGCGCCCTGCGCCGGGTGGCTCTTCGGCGGAGCGGCGGGGTGGGCGCCGCGGTCGCTCCCCCGTGGAGCGGCGGGACGAGCGCTGTGGCCGCTTCCCCGCGGAGCGGCGGGACGGGCGCCGTGGCCGCTCCCCCGTGGAGCGGCGGGACGGGCGCCGTGGCCGCTCCCCCGTGGAGCGGCGGGACGGGCGCCGCGGCCGCGCTTCGGCATGGCGCGGGGATGGGCGCCGCGCCCGCCGCGGCCGCTCGACCTGGCGCCGCCCGGGATCCCGGTCGTCAGCTCGACCGACATCGCCCGCACCCGACGCAGCGGCGCACGGGTCGATACTTGCCTGCGAGGAAAGATTCGGCCTATAGTTTCCTGACAGGAAACATTTTCCCGTCAGGAAGGAATGCCGTCATGGACGCCACCGAGGCCGCGAAGGCGCTTGCCGAGATCGACCAGCGCGGCCGGCAGACCCTGCGCCAGGGCAGCCCGCGCCGGGTCCCCGCCTGGTTCGCCTACGGTTCGGCGGCCGCCCTGGCCCTGGCCTGCGCCGGCAACGACATGACCGGCTGGGTCCGCACCGCGATGCTCCTGACCGGCGCCGCCACACTGATCATCCTGGCCGCCGCGATGGACCGGGTGACCGGCGTCCGGCTGCGGATGCGCGCCGTCCGCCGGGCCCCGTGGGCCCTGTTCGCCGCCGCCGTCCTGGCCACCGTCATCGGCGTCGGCACGGTGCTGCGCCTGCTCGACGTCCCGGCCGACGGCACCCTGTCCGGCCTGGCCGGGGCCCTGGTCTGGATCACCGCCATCGGCCCCACCCAGGCCGCCGCCGGTGCCCCGCGGAACCCGGCATGACCACCGCACGGCCGGACGGCTTCAACGAACTGCTGCACTTCCCGGTCCGGCTGTCCCTGGTGTCCCTGCTCGCCCCCGCCGCCCACGCCGACTTCAGCTATCTGCGCGAGGCGACCGGCCTCAGCGACTCGGCCCTCAGCAAACAGCTGACCACCCTGCAGGACGCCGGCTACGTCGAGGTCCGCCGCACCGGCCGCCGCGCGACCGCCCGGCTCACCGACAGCGGCCGCCACGCCCTCACCGACCACGCCCGCGCCCTGCGCACCCTCCTCGGCGCCGCCCTGGACCCGACCACCGCCGGCCCGACCACCGCCGGCCCGGCGATCCCCGGCCCGGCCACCTGAGCTTGTCGTTCAACCAGTTCGGCGGGCTTGATGCCCTTCTCGTGGTGGGCCGGTCGTTGGTGCGCCTGCCCGGTGACCGGGATGAGCCCGACGTCGTGGCGGCCAGCGGGTTGCCGGTTGCGGGAGCCGGGCGTCCGGGGCCGCGGCGGCTGGGTTTCGGTGCACGCGCTGGCGAGGGCTGGTCGTGCGAATTGAGTGCGCTAGCTCGCCGTCTTCGGGTGCGCCCAAACCAGCACGCTGTTTTCGTCACTGAGCTGGAGAAACTCGCCTGTGTGCCGGTTGTAATGGGTGGGCGCAAACCGTCTGACAACGCCGACCAGAGCAGCGGTTGCCAGATCCCAAGCCGCCAGTTCGTCATCGCCGGAACTGAACAGGTGCACCCCGTCGCTGAAGAAGCGGCCCGACGGGCCGGGGATGCACGCCGTTTCGACGGCGGTCTCCTCTCGCCACAATCCGCCCTGGCTGGACCGGGTCGTATCGAACAGCCGAGCCCCGGGCCGGATGTCATCGGCGTCATCGCCGATGCCTTCGACGGCTACCCGAGTTTCATCGATCCAGACCATCGGGTGATCCCAGTAGTATTCCCGGCCGCACAGGCCCATCCGGCTCTGGCCATCTTCGGATTCCCACGGGTTTACGGACAGCCACTGGTCCATACGCCACACCACCGGGAAACCGACGGGATGCCATACCCATCCATCGTCGAGGATCCGCCGACCGTCAGGGCTGAGATACAACGCACCGTGGAAGTAGTCGAGACCGTGCTCACTCTCCATGTGTGAATCGGTGGACGTCGACGATCGAGCGGTCACCAACGCTCCCGTGCCGGCGTGCGACACGTCCAAGCGGTTCCAATTGGTGCGGTGCACCACCACCGTAGCGCCGTCGTGCTCGGCGAAAACGAGGGAGAAAGGGACAGTCCCCTCCTCGTATCCGCCGCCGTCCAAGGTTAATGTGACCCCGCCGGCCCCCAGGTCCAACACCTCACCGAAGCGGCCATAATCGTTCACCACCGCAGCAAAAGCTCCGTCGGCAGAGGCATGCAGACGTCGACGAACAACGCGACCGTTCCACGGCTCACGGCCCGATTCGTCGGGCACCGTCGTTGTCGCAAGATGCCGAACCGTCGCTGTGCTGCGATCCCATTTGCCGATCTGCCCGGCATCGTCCAGAAACAGCCAAGCGGACCCGCCAGTGGAAATCGGCGCCAAATCCACGATCACGCCGGCCTCCGACGGCAGCGATACCTCCACCGCATTTCCCATGGAATCCGACATCCCACACCCTCTTTGTGGACTGCACCTTGAACGGTCAGCGGACGCCACCATACCTGCGGCTTCCGGAGCCGGGCGACAGCGCACTCTCCTGCCGCGATCCGCGCGGGGCCGGCCACCCGGCCGCCGTCACGACCGGCCCGAGGCCGCCCAGCCCGGCAGCGGCGTTCGCCCGCCGCGCTGAACCCGGCCCGGCGGCGCGGGGGCAGCCCCGGCCGCTGACGTGTCTTGATCAGATCCAGATAGGTTCAAGCCATGAGCACCGACGAGGCGAGCGGCGTGCCACGCCGATACGAGATCGATCCGGATCCGGCTTGGGACGGGTCGGACGACCAGGACGGCGTGCTCACCGTCGTGCTGTCGTGGGTGCCCGACCCGTTGGTCGGCCGCCCGCCGGAACTAGCCGCCAGTCCGGAGTTGGTTGCGGCACTGTTGGCAGATGGGCTCACCGGTTTCATCACCGGTCCGGCGCGGGCCACGTACGACGAAGACGCCTTCGACGGCGCGGGGGTTATGACCCCACCCGAGCTGGTCCGCCTTATCGTCGGCGGGGATCCGGCGGCGGACTTTTTCTACGGGTGGGGCGAGGGGCTCGTCGTCTCGGAGCGGGCTCTTGCTCTGCTTCAGACCCGCTGTCGCAACCTGACGGTACGGCCGACCGATGAGCCCCGCCCTGACATGCTGTCGCTTCTGGGCTGGCAGCTGCCACCGGTCATTTCGCGGGAATGATGCGGCAGCGGGCCGCAGCCGTCACGACCGGGGACGACCGTGACGGACCCGCGTCTTGTCGTGCCGAGGTGAGTGCGCCGTTCGTGCGTTGTTACGGCTCCTCGTCACTGGAGATTCTGTACTTCCGTACGTTCGCGTCCTGTAGGGGTGGAAGGTCCAAGGCCGGCCCTCCTGCGGCACGGAATCGGTGCAGATCATCATCAGATTCCCATCGCTCGTAGACGTTTATCCGCGTGTCGTCCAGTGCGTCCGCCGCCTGCACGAAGTCCGAGCATCCCGGGGCCTCGCGAGCCAAGCGAGCAACGTTCGCCACCTCGGCGAGGTAGCGATCACGATCGGCCGGTGCAACGTGAAGCCTTCCCGCAATTATGATCACTTCATCTCCCTGACGCCCGCATCGAGATCATCGCCCTGACGATGCCACAGTGCATTTCTGACCGCTGCACCTGAGTTCCCCCGCTTTGACGGAGCGGGACCGATCTGGGTGCGCGGATCTGCCGCGGACATAGCGCTCCGACCTCAACCGAGGTGATCGCCGCCATGCCTTCGTCACCACCATGCTCGACGCCGGCGTTAACCTCCGCGACGTCCAGATCGCTGCCCGCCACGCCGACCCGCGCACCACCATCCGCTACGACCGGGCCCGCAAGAACCTCGACCGACACCCGAACTACATCCTGGCCGCCTTCATGGCCTCCGGAACGTAGGCCAGGTCAGACACGCGACCATGCCGAGATGAGGCGATCCGATCTGCCTCAGTTCGCTTCCTTTCGTACCAAAAGCTGTGATGAGAATTTGACTTTTCCGCATTTACCGGGACTGTCAAGAAAACGGTGTAACTCGATGTTGTTGAAGGTCAGTTGCGGCCTGCGGTGAGTCGTCCTTCGAAGGCGAGGTCGAAGGCGTTGAGGGCGGGTTTCCAGCGGATCGCCCAGCGGCGGCGGCCGGTGCCGGTCGGGTCGAGGGACATCACGGCGAGGTAGACGCATTTCAGGGCGGCCTGCTCATTCGGGAAGTGCCCGCGGGCCCGGACCGCCCGGCGGATCCGGGCGTTCACGCTCTCGATGGCGTTCGTCGAGCAGACAACCTTGCGGATCTCGGCGTCGAACGCCAGGAACGGCACGAACTCGGCCCAGGCGTTCTCCCAGAGCCGGACGATGGCCGGGTATCGCCCGCCCCAGGCCTCGGCGAACTCCAGGAACCGATGCTCGGCGGCGGCCTCGGTCGGTGCGGTGTAGACGGGCCTCAGCGCCTTGGCGATCGCGTCGTAGTGCTGGCGGCCGGCGTACTTGAACGAGTTGCGCAGCAGGTGCACCACGCAAGTCTGGACCACAGTCCTGGGCCAGACGGTGTTGATCGCGTCAGGCAGGCCGGTCAAGCCGTCGCAGACGGCCATCAGCACGTCCTCGACGCCACGATTCTTGAGCTCGGTGCACACGCTGAACCAGAACTTTGCGCCCTCACCGCCGTCGCCGGCCCACAGCCCGAGGATGTCGCGGGTGCCCTCGACAGTGACCGCCAGAGCGACGTAGACGGGCCGGTTGGCGACCTTCCCATCGCGGATCTTGACGTTGATCGCGTCCAGGAACACGACCGGATAGACCCGGTCGAGGGGCCGGTTCTGCCACTCGGCCATGCCGTCCATGACCTTGTCGGTGATCGTGGAGATCGTCTGGCGAGAGACGTCGGCGCCATAGACCTCGGCCAGGTGAGCGCTGATTTCTCCGGTGGTCAGGCCTTTGGCGGACAGCGACAGGACCATGTCCTCGACGCCGGTCAGCCGCCGCTGCCGTTTCTTGACGATCTGCGGCTCGAATGAGCCGTCTCGATCCCGCGGCACGGTGATCTCGACCGGGCCGACGTCGGTGAGCACGGTCTTGGCACGGGTGCCGTTGCGCGAGTTCCCGCCGTCCTTGCCGACCGGGTCGTGTTTCTCATAACCGAGGTGGTCGGTGATCTCGCCGTCCAGCGCGGCCTCGATCACCCGCTTCGTTAGCTGTTGCAGCAGGCCGCCTTCACCGGTCAGCTGCAGGCCCGCAGCCCGGGCCTGCTCGACCAGCCGGCCGACCAGTTCGGCGTCCACGCCTTCAGGCGTGTTCGCCGGAGTCTTCTTCTTCGCCACCGCGGAAGTATCCACGGCATCCGTCATGACCGTCATCAGGTGCGTCTCCTTGATCAGGAGTTACACCGTTCGTTTTACAGTCCCCATTTACCCTCGGGTTCGCGTGGAAGACCGGGTGAGGGCGTATCCGAATGCCGCGCAGCTGGCGCCGAGGAACACGATCGGCGGCGGAGGGAATAACAGGACTGACAGAACGAATGCCGGAAGCAGGATGCTGAGGTTGAGCGCGAGAGCGGCCCGAGTGTCGAAGAACAGTTGTGGTGCGCGGCGCAGCGCGAGCAGGTTCAGTGCTCCCAGACCGAAGATGAATAGTGCCATTGCCGCACTGAACCCGGTGAAAAGCTGCCACAGGGTGCGGTCGATTCCGGCTATGTCGACGTGTGTGGCGGCCATCGCCTGGCGGGCGACCC
Protein-coding regions in this window:
- a CDS encoding transcriptional regulator, whose product is MTTARPDGFNELLHFPVRLSLVSLLAPAAHADFSYLREATGLSDSALSKQLTTLQDAGYVEVRRTGRRATARLTDSGRHALTDHARALRTLLGAALDPTTAGPTTAGPAIPGPAT
- a CDS encoding putative quinol monooxygenase gives rise to the protein MIIIAGRLHVAPADRDRYLAEVANVARLAREAPGCSDFVQAADALDDTRINVYERWESDDDLHRFRAAGGPALDLPPLQDANVRKYRISSDEEP
- a CDS encoding phage integrase family protein, with the protein product MLDAGVNLRDVQIAARHADPRTTIRYDRARKNLDRHPNYILAAFMASGT
- a CDS encoding IS256 family transposase; translated protein: MTVMTDAVDTSAVAKKKTPANTPEGVDAELVGRLVEQARAAGLQLTGEGGLLQQLTKRVIEAALDGEITDHLGYEKHDPVGKDGGNSRNGTRAKTVLTDVGPVEITVPRDRDGSFEPQIVKKRQRRLTGVEDMVLSLSAKGLTTGEISAHLAEVYGADVSRQTISTITDKVMDGMAEWQNRPLDRVYPVVFLDAINVKIRDGKVANRPVYVALAVTVEGTRDILGLWAGDGGEGAKFWFSVCTELKNRGVEDVLMAVCDGLTGLPDAINTVWPRTVVQTCVVHLLRNSFKYAGRQHYDAIAKALRPVYTAPTEAAAEHRFLEFAEAWGGRYPAIVRLWENAWAEFVPFLAFDAEIRKVVCSTNAIESVNARIRRAVRARGHFPNEQAALKCVYLAVMSLDPTGTGRRRWAIRWKPALNAFDLAFEGRLTAGRN